In Burkholderia contaminans, the following proteins share a genomic window:
- a CDS encoding HoxN/HupN/NixA family nickel/cobalt transporter, with product MPLTPALRRLLILYAGLIAANAAVWLWALAVLRDHPLLLGTAAIAYGLGLRHAVDADHIAAIDVATRKLMQEGQRPVSVGLFFSLGHSTIVIAATLGIALTAFALRDRFDAFREIGGTIGTAVSATFLLVLACVNLVILRDVWRRYRGTHGHAHDAAHVHRPAGLVSRLLRPLFRFVSKSWHMYPVGVLFGLGFDTATEIGLLAIAAAQASQGLPVYTVMLFPALFTAGMTLIDSTDNVLMIHAYGWAMDDPQRKLLYNASITFVSAAVALAIGGIEAAGLLADKLSLTGPVRDALDALGERFGSIGYGIVALFLVCWIASILFHRWQRAADAPAR from the coding sequence ATGCCGCTCACCCCTGCCCTGCGCCGCCTGCTGATCCTCTATGCCGGCCTGATCGCCGCGAACGCCGCCGTCTGGCTGTGGGCGCTCGCCGTGTTGCGCGACCATCCGCTGCTGCTCGGCACCGCGGCGATCGCATACGGACTCGGGCTGCGTCATGCGGTCGACGCCGACCACATCGCCGCGATCGACGTTGCAACGCGCAAGCTGATGCAGGAAGGCCAGCGTCCGGTGAGCGTCGGCCTGTTCTTCTCGCTCGGCCATTCGACGATCGTGATCGCCGCGACGCTCGGCATCGCGCTGACCGCGTTCGCACTGCGCGACCGGTTCGACGCATTCCGCGAGATCGGCGGCACGATCGGCACGGCGGTGTCGGCCACCTTCCTGCTCGTGCTCGCGTGCGTAAACCTGGTGATCCTGCGCGACGTGTGGCGGCGCTATCGCGGCACGCACGGGCACGCGCACGATGCCGCGCATGTGCACCGCCCTGCCGGGCTCGTCTCCCGGCTGCTGCGCCCGCTGTTCCGGTTCGTGTCGAAGAGCTGGCACATGTATCCGGTCGGCGTGCTGTTCGGGCTCGGTTTCGATACTGCAACCGAAATCGGCCTGCTCGCGATCGCCGCTGCGCAGGCGAGCCAGGGGCTGCCGGTCTATACGGTCATGCTGTTTCCCGCGCTTTTCACCGCCGGCATGACGCTGATCGACTCGACCGACAACGTGCTGATGATTCACGCGTACGGCTGGGCGATGGACGATCCGCAGCGCAAGCTGCTCTACAACGCGAGCATCACGTTCGTGTCGGCGGCCGTCGCACTGGCGATCGGCGGGATCGAGGCAGCCGGCCTGCTGGCCGACAAGCTGTCGCTGACGGGCCCCGTGCGCGACGCGCTCGACGCGCTCGGCGAACGCTTCGGCTCGATCGGGTATGGCATCGTCGCCCTGTTCCTCGTCTGCTGGATCGCGTCGATCCTGTTCCACCGCTGGCAGCGCGCGGCTGACGCGCCTGCACGCTGA
- a CDS encoding aldo/keto reductase, whose amino-acid sequence MTDTIATVVLPDGETIPKLGLGTWEMGERPARRADEIAALREGVALGMTLVDTAEMYGDGATEELVGEALAGLRDDVFLVSKVYPHHASRRGVVAACDASLKRLSTDRLDLYLLHWRGSVPLEETVEGFEALQRAGKIRHWGVSNFDTADMAELVDEAGGGACATNQILYNVARRGPEFDLLPWLADHRMPAMAYSPVDHGRLPKHSPLDEIARQRGVSVMRVALAWVLAQPGVFAIPKASRLEHVRDNRAALDFVFSDDERAQLDAYFRPPRSKRALEML is encoded by the coding sequence ATGACAGACACGATCGCCACGGTCGTCCTGCCGGACGGCGAGACGATTCCGAAGCTTGGCCTGGGCACGTGGGAAATGGGCGAGCGGCCCGCCCGGCGCGCCGACGAGATCGCGGCGCTGCGCGAAGGCGTCGCGCTCGGGATGACGCTGGTCGATACGGCCGAGATGTACGGTGACGGCGCGACCGAGGAACTGGTCGGTGAAGCACTCGCGGGCTTGCGCGACGACGTGTTCCTCGTCAGCAAGGTCTATCCGCACCATGCGAGCCGGCGCGGTGTCGTCGCCGCGTGCGATGCGAGCCTCAAGCGCCTGAGCACCGATCGCCTCGACCTGTACCTGCTGCACTGGCGCGGCTCGGTGCCGCTCGAAGAGACGGTCGAAGGCTTCGAGGCGCTGCAGCGCGCGGGCAAGATCCGTCACTGGGGTGTCAGCAACTTCGATACCGCGGACATGGCCGAGCTCGTCGATGAAGCCGGTGGCGGCGCGTGTGCGACCAACCAGATCCTTTACAACGTCGCGCGTCGCGGCCCCGAGTTCGACTTGCTGCCGTGGCTTGCCGACCACCGGATGCCGGCGATGGCCTACAGCCCGGTGGATCACGGGCGGCTGCCGAAGCACTCGCCGCTCGACGAGATCGCGCGGCAGCGCGGTGTGTCGGTGATGCGCGTCGCGCTCGCGTGGGTGCTCGCGCAGCCGGGGGTGTTCGCGATCCCGAAGGCGTCGCGGCTCGAACACGTGCGCGACAACCGGGCCGCGCTCGATTTCGTCTTCAGCGATGACGAGCGCGCGCAGCTTGACGCTTACTTCCGTCCGCCGCGCAGCAAGCGCGCGCTCGAGATGCTCTGA
- a CDS encoding GntR family transcriptional regulator — protein sequence MKASTDDRWQDLRPDPDNDTPLYLQLARKLGDAIHDNRWTAGEALPSERVLSDALGVSRITARKAIALLVEQGLIRRTQGAGNFIQPRYEDPLSRLSSFSEMLERRGFKPSSQWLAREIQPANRDEVIQLGLSPAASVTRLKRLRLADGIVMAVENSTFPATLIPDPQAIGGSLYSYLEARGTPIVRALQHFRAVNATDEIAEQMGIAPHDALLLITRIGYTSDQRAIELTDTYCRNDYYDFVVELRK from the coding sequence ATGAAGGCATCCACGGACGACCGCTGGCAGGACCTGCGCCCCGACCCCGACAACGACACGCCGCTCTACCTGCAGCTCGCCCGCAAGCTCGGCGACGCGATCCACGACAACCGCTGGACGGCCGGGGAGGCATTGCCCTCCGAACGCGTGCTGTCCGATGCGCTCGGCGTCTCGCGCATCACCGCGCGCAAGGCGATCGCGCTGCTCGTCGAGCAAGGCCTGATTCGCCGCACGCAGGGCGCCGGCAACTTCATCCAGCCACGCTATGAAGATCCGCTGTCGCGGCTGTCGAGCTTCAGCGAAATGCTCGAGCGCCGCGGCTTCAAGCCGAGCTCGCAATGGCTCGCGCGCGAGATCCAGCCGGCGAACCGCGACGAAGTGATCCAGCTCGGGCTGTCGCCGGCCGCGTCGGTCACGCGCCTGAAGCGCCTGCGTCTCGCCGACGGCATCGTGATGGCCGTCGAGAATTCGACGTTTCCCGCGACGCTGATCCCCGATCCGCAGGCGATCGGCGGCTCGCTGTACAGCTATCTCGAAGCGCGCGGCACGCCGATCGTGCGCGCACTGCAGCATTTCCGCGCCGTCAACGCGACCGACGAGATCGCCGAGCAGATGGGCATCGCGCCGCACGACGCGCTGCTGCTGATCACACGAATCGGCTATACGTCGGACCAGCGCGCGATCGAACTGACCGACACCTACTGCCGCAACGACTACTACGACTTCGTCGTCGAGCTGCGCAAGTAA
- a CDS encoding CoA transferase, whose amino-acid sequence MTPELALAHLWRLARGDPGTLARATVTGQDTTLPSTFRVGTLAAATIAAAGLAAAECHRLRTGVAQSVDVSVRDALVAFRSERYLRVDDGPPPELRHPVTGFFETGDGRWIQLHANFPHHLNGILDVLGCGAQRDAVAAAIRARDGAALDTALADAGLCAALIRTPDEWASLEQARAIASLPLFEIERIGDAPVEPIGRGEAGQPLTGVRVLDLTRIIAGPVAGRTLASHGAQTLLVNGPHLPNIAPLVIDNGRGKRSAWIDLRDAAGIDTLHALAHDADVFLQSYRPGALAARGFAPHALAMRRPGIVYVSISAYGHAGPWAQRRGFDSLVQSASGIAWQEQQAAHADGPRHLPCQALDHATGYLAAFGAMIALARRAREGGSWHVRLSLAQTGRWLQSFGIVPDGLQAPDFTRTDVRDRIERIASPFGTLDVVRPAERLSATPPSLARPPVPLGTDDARWL is encoded by the coding sequence ATGACACCCGAACTCGCTTTGGCGCATCTGTGGCGGCTCGCACGCGGCGACCCCGGCACGCTCGCCCGTGCGACCGTGACGGGGCAGGACACGACGTTGCCGTCGACCTTCCGCGTCGGCACGCTGGCCGCGGCGACGATCGCGGCAGCCGGGCTCGCGGCGGCCGAATGCCACCGCCTTCGCACGGGCGTCGCGCAATCCGTCGACGTGTCGGTGCGCGACGCGCTCGTCGCGTTCCGCAGCGAACGCTACCTGCGCGTGGACGATGGTCCGCCGCCGGAGTTGCGTCATCCGGTGACGGGCTTCTTCGAGACGGGCGACGGCCGCTGGATCCAGTTGCACGCGAACTTCCCGCATCACCTGAACGGAATTCTCGACGTACTCGGCTGCGGCGCGCAGCGGGACGCTGTTGCCGCGGCGATCCGCGCGCGGGACGGTGCGGCACTCGATACCGCGCTGGCCGACGCCGGGCTGTGCGCGGCATTGATCAGAACACCTGACGAGTGGGCGTCGCTCGAGCAGGCGCGCGCGATCGCGTCGCTGCCGCTGTTCGAAATCGAGCGGATCGGTGACGCGCCGGTCGAGCCGATCGGTCGCGGCGAAGCCGGCCAGCCGCTCACGGGTGTGCGTGTGCTCGATCTCACGCGCATCATCGCCGGGCCGGTCGCGGGCCGCACGCTGGCGTCGCACGGCGCGCAGACGCTGCTCGTCAACGGCCCGCACCTGCCGAACATCGCGCCGCTCGTGATCGACAACGGGCGCGGCAAGCGTTCGGCGTGGATCGACCTGCGCGACGCGGCGGGCATCGATACGCTGCACGCGCTCGCACACGATGCGGATGTGTTCCTGCAGTCGTACCGGCCCGGCGCGCTCGCAGCGCGCGGCTTCGCGCCCCACGCACTGGCGATGCGGCGGCCCGGCATCGTGTACGTATCGATATCCGCGTACGGGCATGCGGGGCCGTGGGCGCAGCGGCGCGGCTTCGACAGCCTCGTGCAGTCGGCGAGCGGGATCGCATGGCAGGAGCAGCAGGCCGCGCACGCGGACGGGCCGCGCCACCTGCCGTGCCAGGCGCTCGATCATGCAACGGGTTATCTCGCGGCGTTCGGTGCGATGATCGCGCTCGCGCGCCGGGCGCGCGAAGGGGGAAGCTGGCACGTACGGCTGTCGCTCGCGCAGACGGGACGCTGGCTGCAGTCGTTCGGCATCGTGCCGGACGGCCTGCAGGCACCCGACTTCACGCGCACCGACGTGCGCGACCGGATCGAGCGCATCGCGTCGCCGTTCGGCACGCTCGATGTGGTGCGGCCGGCCGAGCGGTTGTCGGCGACGCCGCCGTCGCTTGCGCGACCGCCCGTGCCGCTCGGCACCGATGACGCGCGCTGGCTGTGA
- a CDS encoding DUF2917 domain-containing protein — MRELRLYVIDGDEPAGRWRIVDRTSLEVADGEVWATIEGLPDDHWLGAGASLMLTPGMHVWVSAGSQRATFAFGPLEVPAPRAAHPWWRPLVSWRDGRRHAPVSLPT, encoded by the coding sequence ATGCGCGAACTGCGACTTTATGTGATCGATGGCGACGAGCCGGCCGGTCGGTGGCGGATCGTCGATCGCACCTCGCTGGAGGTGGCCGACGGCGAGGTTTGGGCGACGATCGAGGGCTTGCCGGATGATCACTGGCTGGGGGCCGGGGCCTCGCTGATGCTGACGCCCGGCATGCATGTATGGGTCAGCGCGGGGTCGCAGCGTGCGACGTTCGCGTTCGGTCCGCTCGAGGTGCCGGCGCCGCGCGCTGCGCACCCGTGGTGGAGGCCGCTCGTCTCGTGGCGAGACGGCCGGCGTCATGCGCCCGTATCGCTGCCGACGTAG
- the mdtD gene encoding multidrug transporter subunit MdtD, which translates to MFQRPPAAAPGEKNLTVMLWLVATGFFMQTLDATIVNTALPSMAASLGESPLRMQSVVIAYSLTMAVMIPVSGWLADTFGTRRVFFSAILVFSLGSLLCANAHTLTQLVAFRVVQGVGGAMLLPVGRLAVLRTFPAERYLAALSFVAIPGLIGPLIGPTLGGWLVKIASWHWIFLINVPVGVAGCIATFYSMPDSRNPAVGRFDLKGYLLLTIGMVAISLSLDGLADLGMQHAAVLVLLILSLACFVAYGLYAVRAPQPIFSLELFRIHTFSVGLLGNLFARIGSGAMPYLIPLLLQVSLGYSAFEAGLMMLPVAAAGMFSKRIITRLITQHGYRKVLLANTIMVGVMMASFALMRDTVPVWVKVVHLALFGGFNSMQFTAMNTLTLKDLGTGGASSGNSLFSLVQMLSMSLGVTVAGALLATFTGMLRTVTPSNTLPAFHATFICVGIITAASAWIFAQLAPEIRSTARKTDPSERA; encoded by the coding sequence ATGTTCCAGCGTCCGCCTGCCGCCGCCCCCGGCGAAAAAAACCTCACCGTGATGCTCTGGCTCGTCGCAACGGGCTTCTTCATGCAGACACTCGATGCGACGATCGTGAACACGGCGCTGCCGTCGATGGCCGCGAGCCTTGGCGAATCGCCGCTGCGGATGCAGTCGGTCGTGATCGCGTACTCGCTGACGATGGCGGTGATGATCCCGGTGTCGGGCTGGCTCGCCGATACCTTCGGCACGCGGCGCGTGTTCTTCAGCGCGATCCTGGTGTTCTCGCTCGGCTCGCTGCTGTGCGCGAATGCGCATACGCTCACGCAACTTGTCGCGTTCCGCGTCGTGCAGGGGGTCGGCGGCGCGATGCTGCTGCCGGTCGGACGGCTCGCGGTGCTGCGCACCTTTCCGGCGGAGCGCTACCTGGCCGCGCTGTCGTTCGTCGCGATTCCCGGCCTGATCGGCCCGCTGATCGGGCCGACGCTCGGCGGCTGGCTCGTGAAGATCGCGTCGTGGCACTGGATCTTCCTGATCAACGTGCCGGTCGGCGTCGCGGGCTGCATCGCGACCTTCTATTCGATGCCCGATTCACGCAACCCGGCCGTCGGCCGTTTCGACCTGAAGGGCTACCTGCTGCTGACGATCGGCATGGTCGCGATCTCGCTGTCGCTCGACGGGCTCGCCGATCTCGGGATGCAGCACGCGGCCGTGCTCGTGCTGCTGATCCTGAGCCTCGCGTGCTTCGTCGCGTACGGGCTGTATGCGGTGCGCGCGCCGCAACCGATCTTTTCACTGGAACTGTTCCGGATCCATACCTTCAGCGTCGGGCTGCTCGGCAACCTGTTCGCGCGGATCGGCAGCGGCGCGATGCCGTACCTGATCCCGCTGCTGCTGCAGGTGAGCCTCGGCTACTCGGCCTTCGAGGCCGGGCTGATGATGCTGCCGGTGGCCGCCGCCGGGATGTTCTCGAAGCGGATCATCACGCGCCTGATCACGCAGCACGGCTACCGCAAGGTGCTGCTCGCGAACACGATCATGGTCGGCGTGATGATGGCCAGCTTCGCGCTGATGCGCGACACGGTGCCGGTGTGGGTGAAGGTCGTGCATCTGGCGCTGTTCGGCGGCTTCAACTCGATGCAGTTCACCGCGATGAACACGCTGACGCTGAAGGATCTCGGCACGGGCGGCGCGAGCAGCGGCAACAGCCTGTTCTCGCTGGTGCAGATGCTGTCGATGAGCCTCGGCGTCACGGTCGCGGGCGCGCTGCTCGCGACGTTCACGGGCATGCTGCGCACCGTGACGCCGAGCAACACGCTGCCGGCGTTCCATGCGACGTTCATCTGCGTCGGGATCATCACGGCGGCTTCCGCGTGGATCTTCGCGCAGCTCGCGCCCGAGATCCGCAGTACCGCGCGCAAGACCGACCCGTCCGAGCGCGCGTGA
- a CDS encoding EAL domain-containing protein — protein sequence MSMIEIDPPGFQPPRPVAGDDGNRRTVLYGGYTVFSVFQPVFSVSHRRAIGYHASLRAHDEESRQVASHEVFTQAARRGDLLELGRLAESLHLGNFHAFDSHDEWLFLSLHPAALMDTVYSDAMLANLKALGLPPHRVVLEVPEQAGGETPRYAAIVDGLRKAGFLIALVGFGAKHSNIDRVWHLHPDIVTLDRGILAQASEHSHLERVLPGLVSLLHESGQLVLMGGLATERDALIALECDVDFVQGQYFAGPSVEPVQPQAAAGCMDTLSAALRLRVAERERTQAERLAPYVAALEEASRKLGAGEPLTDAAAVVLGLPETARCFLLDASGRQIGDNVLARGSVSQRAKRFRPLLHSEGASWERRPYFIDAMRAPGRVHLTAPYLSINEAHLCVTASIAAPVATGMQVLCVDINWEAALNRE from the coding sequence ATGAGCATGATCGAAATCGATCCCCCCGGCTTTCAGCCGCCCCGCCCCGTCGCGGGCGACGACGGGAACCGGCGCACCGTGCTGTACGGCGGCTACACCGTGTTCAGCGTGTTCCAGCCCGTTTTCTCGGTGTCGCATCGCCGCGCGATCGGCTATCACGCGTCGCTGCGCGCGCACGACGAGGAAAGCCGCCAGGTGGCGTCGCACGAGGTGTTCACGCAGGCGGCGCGGCGCGGCGACCTGCTCGAGCTCGGCCGGCTCGCCGAATCGCTGCATCTCGGCAACTTCCACGCATTCGACAGCCATGACGAATGGCTCTTCCTGAGCCTGCATCCGGCCGCGCTGATGGATACCGTCTACAGCGACGCGATGCTCGCGAACCTGAAGGCGCTCGGGCTGCCGCCGCATCGCGTGGTGCTAGAGGTGCCCGAACAGGCAGGCGGCGAAACGCCGCGCTACGCGGCGATCGTCGACGGGCTGCGCAAGGCCGGCTTCCTGATCGCGCTGGTCGGATTCGGCGCGAAGCATTCGAACATCGACCGCGTGTGGCACCTGCATCCCGACATCGTCACGCTCGACCGCGGCATCCTCGCGCAGGCGAGCGAGCACTCACATCTCGAACGCGTGCTGCCGGGGCTCGTGTCGCTGCTGCACGAATCCGGGCAACTCGTGCTGATGGGCGGGCTCGCGACCGAGCGCGACGCGCTGATCGCACTGGAGTGCGACGTCGATTTCGTGCAGGGCCAGTACTTCGCGGGGCCGAGCGTCGAACCGGTGCAGCCGCAGGCCGCCGCGGGCTGCATGGACACACTGTCGGCCGCGTTGCGGCTGCGCGTCGCGGAACGCGAGCGCACGCAGGCGGAACGGCTCGCACCGTACGTCGCGGCGCTCGAGGAAGCAAGCCGCAAGCTCGGCGCAGGCGAGCCGCTCACCGACGCGGCGGCCGTCGTGCTCGGGCTGCCCGAGACCGCGCGCTGCTTCCTGCTCGACGCATCGGGTCGCCAGATCGGCGACAACGTGCTCGCACGCGGCAGCGTCTCGCAGCGCGCCAAGCGCTTCCGGCCGCTGCTGCACTCCGAAGGCGCGAGCTGGGAACGTCGCCCGTACTTCATCGACGCGATGCGCGCACCGGGCCGTGTGCACCTGACGGCGCCCTACCTGTCGATCAACGAGGCGCACCTGTGCGTGACCGCATCGATCGCCGCGCCGGTCGCGACCGGCATGCAGGTACTTTGCGTCGACATCAACTGGGAAGCGGCACTCAACCGCGAATGA
- a CDS encoding class I SAM-dependent methyltransferase, with the protein MVDRPTLDAYDAHAAQYAQDWLDQAAPDDMYALLEQHFLPGPTADVGCGAGRDTAWLASRGFDVRGYDASAALLDEARRHHPDLTFELAALPALAGVPSGAFRNVLCETVVMHLEQAEAAAAATRLADLLMPGGTLYMSWRVAGNGALRDERGRLYTPLDSARMRAALGAGTQVIDEHEVVSASSGKRVHRLIVRKTAAA; encoded by the coding sequence ATGGTGGATCGCCCGACTCTCGATGCCTACGACGCCCATGCCGCGCAATACGCGCAGGACTGGCTCGACCAGGCTGCGCCCGACGACATGTACGCGCTGCTGGAGCAGCATTTCTTGCCGGGGCCGACTGCGGACGTCGGCTGCGGGGCCGGACGCGATACGGCCTGGCTCGCGTCGCGCGGCTTCGACGTGCGCGGCTACGACGCGAGCGCCGCGCTGCTCGACGAGGCGCGGCGCCACCATCCGGACCTCACCTTCGAGCTGGCCGCGCTGCCGGCGCTGGCCGGCGTGCCGTCCGGCGCGTTTCGCAACGTGCTGTGCGAAACGGTCGTCATGCATCTCGAACAGGCGGAAGCGGCGGCCGCCGCCACGCGGCTGGCCGATCTGCTGATGCCGGGCGGCACGTTGTACATGAGCTGGCGGGTGGCCGGAAACGGCGCGTTGCGCGACGAGCGCGGCCGCCTCTACACGCCGCTCGATTCGGCGCGGATGCGGGCGGCGCTCGGCGCCGGCACGCAGGTGATCGATGAGCACGAAGTCGTCAGCGCATCGTCCGGCAAGCGTGTGCACCGGCTGATCGTACGCAAGACCGCCGCGGCCTGA
- a CDS encoding 2-dehydropantoate 2-reductase: MSDAPACVFGAGAVGCYLGGRLAAAGADVTLVGRARIGDAILRHGLTLTDQRGYRATLAPADVVFETDPAAAATARLVLVAVKSAATREAAAQLAGVLRHGTVVISFQNGLHNADVLREALPQATVLAGMVPFNVIEREPGAFHQGSAGALAAEASPALTPFAGAFARAGLPLALHRDMRAVQWAKLLLNLNNAVNALANLPLRDELAQRAYRRCVALAQREALHWLARAAIRPARLTPLPAGWLPAVLDLPDPAFRVLGGRMLAIDPLARSSMSDDLASGRATEVEWINGEVVRLAAHFGGQAPVNARLCALVHDAERAAARPAWRGDALWAELTAQAPHTGNVRAA, translated from the coding sequence ATGTCTGACGCACCGGCCTGTGTGTTCGGCGCGGGTGCCGTCGGCTGCTATCTCGGCGGACGTCTGGCGGCGGCTGGCGCGGATGTGACGCTCGTCGGCCGTGCACGGATCGGCGACGCGATTCTTCGGCACGGGCTGACGCTGACCGACCAGCGCGGCTATCGCGCGACCCTCGCGCCGGCCGATGTCGTGTTCGAGACCGATCCGGCGGCTGCGGCGACCGCGCGGCTCGTGCTCGTGGCGGTCAAATCGGCCGCGACGCGTGAGGCCGCGGCGCAGCTTGCCGGCGTGCTGCGGCATGGCACGGTCGTGATCAGCTTCCAGAACGGCCTGCATAACGCCGACGTGCTGCGCGAAGCGCTGCCGCAAGCCACCGTGCTGGCCGGCATGGTGCCGTTCAACGTGATCGAGCGCGAGCCCGGTGCGTTTCACCAGGGCTCGGCCGGTGCGCTGGCGGCCGAAGCCTCCCCCGCGCTGACGCCGTTCGCCGGCGCATTCGCGCGTGCCGGGCTGCCGCTCGCGCTGCATCGCGACATGCGGGCCGTGCAATGGGCGAAGCTGCTGCTCAACCTGAACAACGCGGTCAACGCGCTCGCGAACCTGCCGCTGCGCGACGAACTCGCGCAACGTGCGTACCGGCGCTGCGTCGCGCTTGCGCAGCGCGAAGCGCTGCACTGGCTGGCGCGGGCCGCGATCCGGCCCGCGCGGCTGACGCCGTTGCCGGCCGGGTGGCTCCCGGCCGTGCTCGACTTGCCCGATCCGGCGTTTCGCGTGCTTGGCGGCCGGATGCTCGCGATCGATCCGCTCGCGCGTTCGTCGATGTCCGACGATCTTGCGTCGGGGCGGGCGACGGAAGTCGAGTGGATCAACGGCGAGGTCGTGCGGCTGGCCGCCCACTTCGGCGGGCAGGCGCCCGTCAATGCGCGACTCTGCGCGCTCGTGCATGACGCGGAACGTGCGGCGGCGCGTCCGGCCTGGCGCGGCGATGCGCTGTGGGCCGAGCTGACCGCGCAGGCGCCGCATACGGGCAACGTGCGGGCTGCGTAG
- a CDS encoding DUF962 domain-containing protein — translation MKTLEDHLAQYAAYHRDARNIATHLVGIPMIVFAVEVLLSRPALGMLAGVALSPALLMAVAFAVFYLRLDLRFGIMMTALFALGLWAAQALALLPTVQWLAVGVGAFVVGWIVQFVGHWFEGRKPAFVDDLVGLMVGPLFVVAEVAFFAGLRGDVRREVERRAGPVHGGAHSHV, via the coding sequence ATGAAAACGCTCGAAGACCATCTTGCCCAGTATGCGGCCTACCACCGCGACGCGCGCAACATCGCGACGCATCTGGTCGGCATTCCGATGATCGTGTTCGCGGTCGAGGTGCTGTTGTCGCGGCCGGCGCTCGGGATGCTGGCCGGCGTCGCGCTGTCGCCGGCGCTGCTGATGGCCGTCGCGTTCGCGGTGTTCTATCTGCGCCTCGACCTGCGGTTCGGGATCATGATGACCGCGCTGTTCGCGCTCGGCCTGTGGGCCGCCCAGGCGCTCGCGTTGCTGCCGACTGTGCAATGGCTCGCAGTCGGCGTCGGCGCGTTCGTCGTCGGCTGGATCGTGCAGTTCGTCGGGCACTGGTTCGAGGGGCGCAAGCCCGCGTTCGTCGACGATCTGGTCGGCCTGATGGTCGGGCCGCTGTTCGTCGTCGCCGAGGTCGCGTTCTTCGCGGGGCTGCGCGGCGACGTGCGCCGCGAAGTCGAGCGTCGGGCCGGGCCCGTGCACGGCGGCGCGCATTCGCATGTCTGA
- a CDS encoding Crp/Fnr family transcriptional regulator codes for MPSPLAPYLPQIEANPWFAALPPALRADLLARAALRRLPAGHALFRRGDPPCGLYAVLAGSLTIGAVDPQGKEALLTVAEPVTWFGEIALFDGQPRTHDAIALDDALLLHVPQAALLAILDATPQYWRQFALLMAQKLRLSFLTVESMSVMPAAQRLAARLLMIADGYGGISAGRTRIRLSQEKLAAMLSLTRQTTNQLLKALQADGVVRLHVGEIELVDVDALRRASGLPDGMR; via the coding sequence ATGCCCTCTCCGCTTGCCCCGTACCTGCCGCAGATCGAAGCGAACCCGTGGTTCGCCGCGCTGCCGCCCGCGTTGCGCGCGGACCTGCTCGCCCGCGCGGCGCTGCGCCGGCTGCCGGCCGGCCATGCGTTGTTCCGGCGCGGCGACCCGCCATGCGGGCTGTACGCGGTACTGGCCGGTTCACTCACGATAGGTGCGGTCGACCCGCAGGGCAAGGAAGCGCTGCTGACGGTGGCCGAGCCCGTCACCTGGTTCGGCGAAATCGCGCTGTTCGACGGCCAGCCGCGCACGCACGACGCGATCGCACTCGACGACGCGCTGCTGCTGCACGTGCCGCAGGCCGCGCTGCTCGCGATCCTCGACGCGACGCCGCAATACTGGCGGCAATTCGCGCTGCTGATGGCGCAGAAGCTGCGCCTGAGCTTCCTGACCGTCGAATCGATGAGCGTGATGCCGGCCGCGCAGCGGCTCGCCGCCCGCCTGCTGATGATCGCCGACGGCTACGGCGGAATCAGCGCCGGGCGCACCCGCATCCGGCTGTCGCAGGAAAAGCTCGCGGCGATGCTGTCGCTGACGCGGCAGACCACCAACCAGTTGCTGAAGGCGCTGCAGGCCGACGGCGTCGTGCGGCTGCACGTGGGCGAAATCGAGCTCGTCGACGTCGATGCGCTGCGGCGGGCGAGCGGGTTGCCCGACGGCATGCGCTGA